The following are encoded together in the Syngnathus scovelli strain Florida chromosome 12, RoL_Ssco_1.2, whole genome shotgun sequence genome:
- the lrit2 gene encoding leucine-rich repeat, immunoglobulin-like domain and transmembrane domain-containing protein 2 isoform X2 → MQTMDRICYLLVIVLFYIQRSESFSQCLRGCSCIEDRHGRSLICMEENAFGVIPENIPHDMTKIRIEKSHFTEIKRGAFIRASGLENLWLNFNDITLINSKALEGLGNLTELRLEGNKLRSVPWTAFEDTPSLKILDLKHNQLDVLPEHALKNLPHLTYLDLSFNRLTVISKEVFQNWPLYQKLQSEEKQEASSSGPNVVLALHDNAWLCDCRLKGFVEFTRSLSPPIILMNSYLTCSGPDFRAGKFFHEVELQACVKPVVTTSLTNLSLPLGTNVTLRCLAKARPEPAVWWTYGLKIIRGFHESQERVDEDTIRSLLVIPSLHLADRGVYTCSAVNFIGNSSANIQVDILSPGGAQSAPLPRLPADDENIYIDIRIAKQTVRGIAIEWFAVLDHPDQTWFTVHLGQANSNKKETISIGPGIRSYSVSDLMPATKYEICVTLKNQTPRPGQCLVFVTGSDITEMEQREKLIHIVVIVLAMVLAVPIGIYACTTDTKFTCLESLMAFWKRRRSERGSAGLERERNGTFDSLQAASDEGLVRKESSEDRKGGRFVDTV, encoded by the exons ATGCAGACTATGGACAGGATTTGTTACCTGCTTGTTATAGTTTTATTTTATATCCAAAGATCTGAAAGTTTTTCTCAGTGTTTGCGAGGGTGCAGCTGTATAGAAGACCGTCATGGAAG GTCCCTCATATGCATGGAGGAGAACGCGTTTGGAGTCATACCAGAGAATATTCCCcatgatatgaccaaaatcagAATAGAAAAATCCCACTTCACTGAAATCAAGCGCGGGGCTTTCATCAGAGCGTCCGGCTTGGAGAACCTGTGGTTGAACTTCAACGACATCACCCTGATTAACTCGAAGGCTTTGGAAGGTTTGGGCAACCTCACTGAGCTCCGCCTAGAAGGGAACAAGCTGCGCTCCGTACCATGGACAGCGTTCGAGGACACCCCGAGTCTAAAGATCCTGGACCTGAAGCACAACCAGTTAGATGTGCTGCCAGAACATGCGTTAAAAAATTTGCCCCATCTGACTTACTTAGACTTATCCTTCAATCGGCTTACGGTCATATCCAAGGAGGTCTTCCAAAACTGGCCTCTGTACCAAAAACTGCAGAGCGAGGAGAAGCAAGAGGCAAGCTCTTCCGGGCCGAACGTCGTCTTGGCGCTCCACGACAATGCCTGGCTGTGCGACTGCCGTCTCAAGGGCTTCGTGGAGTTCACCCGCTCCCTCAGCCCCCCGATTATCCTGATGAACTCCTACTTGACCTGCTCCGGTCCGGATTTTAGGGCCGGCAAGTTCTTTCACGAGGTGGAGCTGCAGGCTTGCGTGAAGCCCGTGGTCACCACCTCGTTGACCAACCTCAGCCTACCGCTGGGCACCAACGTCACGCTGCGCTGCCTCGCCAAGGCTCGGCCAGAACCTGCAGTGTGGTGGACATATGGTCTGAAGATAATCAGAGGATTTCATG AGTCTCAGGAGAGGGTGGATGAAGACACCATCAGATCCCTCTTGGTGATCCCGTCGCTCCACCTGGCCGATCGGGGCGTCTACACGTGCAGTGCTGTCAACTTCATCGGAAACTCCTCGGCCAATATCCAGGTGGACATCCTCTCTCCAGGTGGTGCCCAGTCGGCACCTCTTCCCCGCCTCCCAGCAGATGACGAGAACATCTACATCGACATCCGCATCGCCAAACAGACGGTGCGTGGCATCGCCATCGAGTGGTTTGCCGTCTTGGACCACCCTGACCAGACGTGGTTCACTGTCCATTTGGGCCAAGCCAACAGTAACAAGAAGGAGACTATCTCCATCGGCCCGGGCATCCGTTCGTACTCCGTCTCTGACCTGATGCCCGCCACCAAATACGAAATCTGCGTGACGCTCAAGAACCAGACGCCGCGGCCAGGCCAGTGTTTGGTGTTTGTCACGGGAAGCGACATCACGGAGATGGAGCAGCGAGAGAAGCTGATCCACATCGTGGTGATCGTCCTGGCCATGGTTCTGGCCGTTCCCATCGGCATCTACGCCTGCACCACCGACACCAAGTTTACCTGCCTGGAAAGCCTGATGGCGTTTTGGAAGAGGCGACGCAGCGAGAGAGGATCGGCCGGCTTGGAGCGCGAGAGGAACGGCACCTTCGACAGCCTGCAGGCGGCCAGCGACGAGGGCCTGGTCCGGAAAGAGTCCAGTGAGGACAGGAAG GGCGGGAGATTTGTTGACACGGTGTGA
- the lrit2 gene encoding leucine-rich repeat, immunoglobulin-like domain and transmembrane domain-containing protein 2 isoform X1, translated as MQTMDRICYLLVIVLFYIQRSESFSQCLRGCSCIEDRHGRSLICMEENAFGVIPENIPHDMTKIRIEKSHFTEIKRGAFIRASGLENLWLNFNDITLINSKALEGLGNLTELRLEGNKLRSVPWTAFEDTPSLKILDLKHNQLDVLPEHALKNLPHLTYLDLSFNRLTVISKEVFQNWPLYQKLQSEEKQEASSSGPNVVLALHDNAWLCDCRLKGFVEFTRSLSPPIILMNSYLTCSGPDFRAGKFFHEVELQACVKPVVTTSLTNLSLPLGTNVTLRCLAKARPEPAVWWTYGLKIIRGFHESQERVDEDTIRSLLVIPSLHLADRGVYTCSAVNFIGNSSANIQVDILSPGGAQSAPLPRLPADDENIYIDIRIAKQTVRGIAIEWFAVLDHPDQTWFTVHLGQANSNKKETISIGPGIRSYSVSDLMPATKYEICVTLKNQTPRPGQCLVFVTGSDITEMEQREKLIHIVVIVLAMVLAVPIGIYACTTDTKFTCLESLMAFWKRRRSERGSAGLERERNGTFDSLQAASDEGLVRKESSEDRKVRRRSDDRSLKNKADHSRITAELY; from the exons ATGCAGACTATGGACAGGATTTGTTACCTGCTTGTTATAGTTTTATTTTATATCCAAAGATCTGAAAGTTTTTCTCAGTGTTTGCGAGGGTGCAGCTGTATAGAAGACCGTCATGGAAG GTCCCTCATATGCATGGAGGAGAACGCGTTTGGAGTCATACCAGAGAATATTCCCcatgatatgaccaaaatcagAATAGAAAAATCCCACTTCACTGAAATCAAGCGCGGGGCTTTCATCAGAGCGTCCGGCTTGGAGAACCTGTGGTTGAACTTCAACGACATCACCCTGATTAACTCGAAGGCTTTGGAAGGTTTGGGCAACCTCACTGAGCTCCGCCTAGAAGGGAACAAGCTGCGCTCCGTACCATGGACAGCGTTCGAGGACACCCCGAGTCTAAAGATCCTGGACCTGAAGCACAACCAGTTAGATGTGCTGCCAGAACATGCGTTAAAAAATTTGCCCCATCTGACTTACTTAGACTTATCCTTCAATCGGCTTACGGTCATATCCAAGGAGGTCTTCCAAAACTGGCCTCTGTACCAAAAACTGCAGAGCGAGGAGAAGCAAGAGGCAAGCTCTTCCGGGCCGAACGTCGTCTTGGCGCTCCACGACAATGCCTGGCTGTGCGACTGCCGTCTCAAGGGCTTCGTGGAGTTCACCCGCTCCCTCAGCCCCCCGATTATCCTGATGAACTCCTACTTGACCTGCTCCGGTCCGGATTTTAGGGCCGGCAAGTTCTTTCACGAGGTGGAGCTGCAGGCTTGCGTGAAGCCCGTGGTCACCACCTCGTTGACCAACCTCAGCCTACCGCTGGGCACCAACGTCACGCTGCGCTGCCTCGCCAAGGCTCGGCCAGAACCTGCAGTGTGGTGGACATATGGTCTGAAGATAATCAGAGGATTTCATG AGTCTCAGGAGAGGGTGGATGAAGACACCATCAGATCCCTCTTGGTGATCCCGTCGCTCCACCTGGCCGATCGGGGCGTCTACACGTGCAGTGCTGTCAACTTCATCGGAAACTCCTCGGCCAATATCCAGGTGGACATCCTCTCTCCAGGTGGTGCCCAGTCGGCACCTCTTCCCCGCCTCCCAGCAGATGACGAGAACATCTACATCGACATCCGCATCGCCAAACAGACGGTGCGTGGCATCGCCATCGAGTGGTTTGCCGTCTTGGACCACCCTGACCAGACGTGGTTCACTGTCCATTTGGGCCAAGCCAACAGTAACAAGAAGGAGACTATCTCCATCGGCCCGGGCATCCGTTCGTACTCCGTCTCTGACCTGATGCCCGCCACCAAATACGAAATCTGCGTGACGCTCAAGAACCAGACGCCGCGGCCAGGCCAGTGTTTGGTGTTTGTCACGGGAAGCGACATCACGGAGATGGAGCAGCGAGAGAAGCTGATCCACATCGTGGTGATCGTCCTGGCCATGGTTCTGGCCGTTCCCATCGGCATCTACGCCTGCACCACCGACACCAAGTTTACCTGCCTGGAAAGCCTGATGGCGTTTTGGAAGAGGCGACGCAGCGAGAGAGGATCGGCCGGCTTGGAGCGCGAGAGGAACGGCACCTTCGACAGCCTGCAGGCGGCCAGCGACGAGGGCCTGGTCCGGAAAGAGTCCAGTGAGGACAGGAAGGTGAGGCGGAGGTCCGATGACAGGTCGCTTAAGAACAAGGCCGACCACAGCAGAATCACTGCAGAACTCTACTAA
- the lrit1a gene encoding leucine-rich repeat, immunoglobulin-like domain and transmembrane domain-containing protein 1a, whose protein sequence is MFLVLVLGLYVAAGGLFSPVSGCPSQCSCFYHNLSDGSKARSVICNDPEISLVPVGFPVDTSKLRIEKTAIQRIPSEAFNYLSGLEFLWMSFNALSVLGADSFRGLFNLEELRLDGNALAAFPWESLTDMPSLRLLDLHNNQLTSLPVEATTHIRNLTYLDLSSNSLLTLPISVLANWLAAKPVQGPESSKMILGLHDNPWACDCRLYDLVQFQKSPTQAVAFIDTRLRCSSPESVSGVLFSDAELRRCQAPQIHTAVARVRSAVGNNVLLRCGTIGVPIPDLTWRRADKRVLNGTVLQETSKDGITWSILSVPAVSYRDSGKYICKATNYAGNAEAVISLVVSNSPKQEGNQTGNEKKAKVKKSNPVGKAAYQEKLVARYVVPTSIPTSPPPVLDPVLPLEIADPSLDNPGLSPDPSASSNSDTLLDLEKTNLSNLAANTSSLQQDPDRVVRSVKVVGDTDNKISLNWRAPKAKNTTAFSVLYAVFGERDMRKINVGAGQNRVTIEGLVPRTKYIACVCVRGLIPKKEQCVIFSTDEAASATGTQKLINVIVITVACIIAVPLTVIVCCGALKRRIQKYWGKKSKDIQDSYVTFETLSPGTKAKGLEGEYLNRLNPEESNRLLSARSSLDSEATAKIEGQPNEYFC, encoded by the exons ATGTTCCTCGTCCTGGTGCTGGGGCTCTACGTGGCCGCGGGTGGACTTTTCTCCCCGGTGAGCGGCTGCCCGTCCCAGTGCAGCTGTTTTTAccacaacctgagtgacggcTCCAAGGCCAG GAGTGTGATTTGCAATGACCCCGAGATCTCGCTGGTGCCTGTCGGGTTCCCGGTGGACACGTCCAAGCTTCGCATCGAAAAGACAGCCATCCAGCGGATACCGAGCGAAGCCTTCAACTACCTCTCGGGTTTGGAGTTCTTGTGGATGTCCTTCAACGCGTTGTCCGTGCTGGGCGCCGACAGCTTCCGCGGACTCTTCAACCTGGAGGAGCTGCGCCTGGACGGCAACGCGCTGGCCGCCTTCCCTTGGGAGTCGCTCACTGACATGCCCAGTCTGAGACTTCTGGACTTGCACAACAACCAGCTCACCTCGCTTCCGGTGGAGGCCACCACACACATCAGGAACCTCACCTACCTGGACTTATCCAGCAACAGTTTGCTGACGCTGCCCATCTCCGTGCTGGCCAACTGGCTTGCGGCCAAACCTGTCCAAGGGCCCGAGAGCTCCAAAATGATCCTGG GTCTCCATGACAACCCTTGGGCGTGCGACTGTCGCTTGTACGACCTGGTCCAGTTCCAGAAGTCTCCCACTCAGGCTGTGGCATTCATCGACACCAGGTTGCGTTGCTCTTCCCCTGAGAGTGTGTCGGGCGTCCTTTTCAGCGATGCCGAGCTGCGACGTTGTCAGGCCCCGCAAATCCACACGGCCGTGGCGCGGGTCCGAAGCGCCGTTGGAAATAATGTCCTGCTCCGGTGTGGGACCATCGGGGTGCCCATTCCTGACCTGACGTGGCGGAGGGCGGATAAGCGAGTTCTGAATGGAACGG TCCTACAGGAAACATCCAAAGATGGCATCACCTGGTCCATCCTCAGCGTTCCAGCCGTGTCCTATCGCGATTCCGGGAAATACATATGCAAAGCGACAAACTACGCCGGGAACGCTGAAGCTGTCATTTCTTTAGTGGTATCCAATTCTCCAAAACAGGAAGGCAATCAAACCGGCAATGAGAAGAAGGCCAAAGTGAAAAAATCCAACCCGGTTGGAAAAGCAGCTTACCAGGAGAAACTGGTAGCCCGATACGTGGTGCCAACCTCCATCCCTACGTCTCCACCGCCGGTCTTGGATCCTGTCCTTCCACTTGAAATTGCTGACCCCAGTTTGGACAATCCCGGTCTTTCCCCCGACCCGTCTGCATCCTCCAACTCAGACACACTGTTGGATCTGGAAAAGACCAACCTCAGCAACCTGGCTGCAAACACCTCATCTCTGCAGCAAGACCCAGACCGGGTGGTCCGCTCAGTGAAGGTAGTAGGGGACACGGACAATAAAATCTCCCTCAACTGGCGAGCTCCCAAGGCCAAGAACACGACGGCCTTTAGCGTTCTATATGCCGTGTTCGGGGAGAGAGACATGAGGAAGATCAACGTGGGGGCGGGCCAGAATAGGGTGACCATCGAAGGCCTCGTGCCCAGAACCAAGTACATCGCCTGCGTATGCGTGAGGGGGCTCATACCCAAGAAGGAACAATGTGTCATCTTCTCCACGGACGAGGCAGCCAGCGCGACTGGCACCCAGAAGCTGATCAACGTGATCGTGATCACCGTGGCTTGCATCATCGCCGTACCCCTCACCGTCATCGTGTGTTGCGGCGCCCTGAAGAGACGCATCCAGAAATACTGGGGTAAAAAATCCAAGGACATCCAAGATTCCTATGTGACCTTTGAGACATTGTCACCCGGCACCAAAGCCAAAGGGCTAGAAGGGGAATACTTGAACAGACTTAACCCGGAAGAGTCCAATAGATTGCTGTCGGCCCGCTCCAGCCTAGACTCGGAGGCCACGGCTAAAATCGAAGGACAGCCTAACGAGTACTTCTGCTGA
- the rgra gene encoding retinal G protein coupled receptor a, with protein sequence MVSSYPLPEGFSEFDVFSLGSCLLVEGLMGFFLNAVTITAFLKVRELRTPSNFLVFSLAMADIGISMNATVAAFSSFLRYWPYGSEGCQTHGFQGFVTALASIHFIAAIAWDRYHQYCTRTKLQWSSAITLVIFIWLFSAFWSAMPLIGWGEYDYEPLRTCCTLDYSKGDRNYVSYLIPMAVFNMIVQVFVVMSSYQSIAQKFKKTGNTKFNPNTPLKTMLLCWGPYGLLAFYAAVENANLVSPKLRMMAPILAKTSPTFNVFLYALGNENYRGGIWQFLTGEKIEVPQVDNKSK encoded by the exons ATGGTCTCGTCGTATCCTTTACCGGAGGGCTTCTCCGAGTTTGATGTCTTCTCCCTGGGATCATGCCTTCTGGTCGAGG GTCTGATGGGGTTCTTCTTAAACGCGGTCACCATCACCGCTTTCCTCAAAGTGAGAGAGCTGAGGACCCCGAGCAATTTCCTGGTGTTCAGTTTAGCCATGGCCGACATCGGCATCTCCATGAACGCCACCGTTGCGGCTTTCTCCAGCTTCCTCAG GTACTGGCCGTATGGCTCTGAGGGATGTCAGACTCACGGATTCCAGGGTTTCGTGACAGCTCTCGCTAGCATCCACTTCATCGCTGCTATCGCCTGGGACAGATATCACCAGTATTGCACAA GGACAAAGCTGCAGTGGAGCAGCGCCATCACTTTGGTCATCTTCATCTGGCTCTTCAGCGCCTTCTGGTCGGCCATGCCTCTCATCGGCTGGGGCGAGTACGACTACGAGCCCCTCAGGACCTGCTGCACTTTGGACTACAGCAAGGGCGACAG GAATTACGTCTCCTATTTGATCCCCATGGCCGTTTTCAACATGATCGTCCAGGTGTTTGTCGTTATGTCCTCCTACCAGTCCATTGCACAGAAATTCAAGAAGACGGGAAACACAAAG TTCAATCCAAATACTCCCCTTAAAACCATGCTGCTGTGCTGGGGACCCTACGGCCTACTGGCCTTCTACGCTGCAGTGGAGAACGCTAACCTGGTCTCACCCAAGCTGAGGATG ATGGCCCCCATCCTGGCCAAGACCTCCCCCACCTTTAACGTTTTCCTGTACGCTTTGGGGAACGAGAACTACCGAGGAGGCATCTGGCAGTTCCTCACTGGGGAGAAGATCGAAGTGCCTCAAGTTGACAACAAGTCCAAATAA